A stretch of DNA from Microthrixaceae bacterium:
TCACCGATCGGCTGGGCCACCAGGTCACCCACCGCGGTGACGGCCGAAGCCTCATGCACCAGGGTCCCACCGATGTCGAAGACGATCAGGTCCAGATAGGCCGAAGCGAAGGGGTTCACGTTGCTCCCAAGGTTGGATGGACAGCCGATGCCGCCAGCAGGGCACCGACCTGTGAGGTGACGATGACCGCGCCCAGCACGTCCCCGGTGAAGCCGCCGAGTCGTCGCCGGGCCAGGGCGGTCACGGCTGTCGAACCGATCACCGCCGCCGCCACCGTGACCAGACCTCGAGGTCCTTCCGCGACCATCGCCGCCACCGTCACCGCTGCACCCACTGTCAAGGCGGCCACCACCGCCACCTGGTCCCCGCGTTCGGTTGTGAACGAACTGGCCAACCCTTCGGGTCGAGCGTATGGGACCCAGATCATGACCAGGGCCGCTGCGGAACGGGACAGCGCATACAGACCAGGCAGCAGCCACCACCGGAACTCGACCCCCGCCAGCCCGGCGATGTTCAGGGCCAGAGCCAGCACCACCGCCACCAGTCCGAAGGCGCCGACAGCAGGGTCACGCATGACGACCAGACGGCGGTCTCGGTCCATCGGTGCCAGCAAGCCGTCGCCACAGTCGGCCAGACCATCGAGATGGAGGATCCCCGTCAGCCCGGCGTCGACGGCGACCACCACGACCGCGGCTGTCAGTGGGTTCCACCACTGCGACGCCACCCACCACGTCACCGCCATGATCGTCCCGAGAACCGCTCCCACCGCACCGAACCACCGGACTGCAC
This window harbors:
- the cobS gene encoding adenosylcobinamide-GDP ribazoletransferase, which translates into the protein MISALALLTCIGRGRDPDPGAVRWFGAVGAVLGTIMAVTWWVASQWWNPLTAAVVVVAVDAGLTGILHLDGLADCGDGLLAPMDRDRRLVVMRDPAVGAFGLVAVVLALALNIAGLAGVEFRWWLLPGLYALSRSAAALVMIWVPYARPEGLASSFTTERGDQVAVVAALTVGAAVTVAAMVAEGPRGLVTVAAAVIGSTAVTALARRRLGGFTGDVLGAVIVTSQVGALLAASAVHPTLGAT